Proteins co-encoded in one Saprospira grandis genomic window:
- a CDS encoding GNAT family N-acetyltransferase, translating into MMYLAQIEFASPNYDDLVALRKEALIEPLKMTFELEDWAAEAELLHYALFSEEHELLGGVILKPEIETEAGKRNEKAELQQIVIAPEYQGQGLGRFMLSQLERVALFAGWNHLSLLTHTAAKAFYEKLGYKQQGKEKMIQDQAHHLMVKRMKEELLVEAEAPQLEAPTTEETTEEEQ; encoded by the coding sequence ATGATGTATTTAGCACAAATTGAATTTGCCTCTCCCAATTATGACGATTTGGTGGCCCTCCGCAAAGAGGCCCTAATTGAGCCCCTAAAAATGACTTTTGAACTGGAGGACTGGGCCGCAGAGGCCGAGCTTTTGCATTATGCCCTCTTTTCTGAAGAGCATGAGCTATTGGGGGGCGTGATCCTCAAACCCGAAATCGAAACGGAGGCCGGCAAACGCAACGAAAAAGCCGAATTGCAGCAAATCGTGATCGCTCCTGAATATCAGGGCCAAGGCCTCGGCCGATTTATGCTCTCTCAACTGGAAAGAGTGGCCCTTTTTGCAGGTTGGAATCACCTCAGTCTGCTCACGCATACCGCCGCTAAAGCCTTCTACGAAAAGTTAGGCTATAAGCAACAAGGCAAAGAAAAAATGATTCAAGATCAGGCCCACCACCTGATGGTTAAACGCATGAAAGAAGAGTTGTTGGTAGAGGCCGAAGCCCCTCAGTTGGAGGCCCCCACTACCGAAGAAACAACGGAAGAAGAGCAGTAG